One region of Mesobacillus boroniphilus genomic DNA includes:
- a CDS encoding TraR/DksA C4-type zinc finger protein, whose protein sequence is MMLTNDQLNRLKQMVIDEKETLISQIDSNEEEGYLEGSQREATGELSSYDNHPADSGTELFERSKNLAMYEHHDDQIEKVDSALKAIEDGTYGNCAECGKEIPFERLEAVPYTLYCVEHSNEQNLSNDRPAEEDVLDYTHEADFDRRQNEEMADNRNSFDDVAEFGTSETPSDFIGDHEDYNKLYIDNEKEKGFTEDYESFSATDIEGDDRQIFQSDTEEEYEEMLDEAGIESELGDIPYKEGDSYVDDNNKKNE, encoded by the coding sequence ATGATGTTGACAAATGACCAGCTTAACAGATTGAAGCAAATGGTTATAGATGAAAAAGAAACGCTTATTTCACAAATAGATAGCAATGAAGAGGAAGGTTATCTGGAGGGCAGCCAGCGTGAAGCTACAGGAGAACTGTCTTCCTACGATAACCATCCAGCTGACAGCGGAACTGAACTGTTTGAACGCAGCAAAAATCTGGCGATGTACGAGCATCATGACGACCAGATTGAAAAGGTCGACAGTGCCCTGAAGGCAATCGAGGATGGCACATACGGAAATTGTGCGGAATGTGGGAAAGAGATTCCTTTTGAGCGGCTTGAAGCAGTACCATATACTTTATATTGCGTCGAGCACTCAAATGAACAGAATCTATCAAATGACCGTCCAGCTGAAGAAGATGTTCTTGATTACACCCATGAAGCCGATTTCGACCGCAGGCAAAACGAAGAAATGGCCGACAACAGGAACAGCTTTGATGATGTAGCCGAGTTTGGCACATCTGAAACACCTTCGGATTTTATCGGTGATCATGAAGACTATAATAAGCTCTATATTGATAATGAAAAAGAAAAAGGATTCACAGAAGACTACGAATCCTTCAGCGCTACTGACATTGAAGGTGATGACCGACAAATATTCCAAAGTGATACCGAAGAGGAATACGAAGAAATGCTGGACGAAGCTGGCATCGAGTCCGAGCTTGGGGACATCCCTTATAAAGAGGGAGACAGTTATGTAGATGATAACAATAAGAAAAATGAATAA
- a CDS encoding cupin domain-containing protein — MYNVPTYSYPYYVDSSAYSPNVMARSSHNSHQQVLGALLAGIKGEASAVDFYSRLAKSAPNRRHKKAIQQALEDKQIHLRQFTDLFVTLTGQNPQYHFDQVDFQSYREGLQKAYETEVEDYHAYRNSYLLTQNLPVGNVFFRAFADELEHAIRLECLREETGSRLQDYGKEPFTINIEEASLQNETFRTALWTGSNLQVTVMSIDVGDDIGLEVHETGDQFIRVEEGEALVQMGDTQDNLDFETRVSDDYAIMIPEGKWHNVTNIGDTKLKVYVIYAPPEHPFGTVHETKADAMAAE; from the coding sequence TTGTATAACGTTCCAACCTATTCCTATCCATATTATGTTGATTCCTCGGCATATAGCCCAAACGTAATGGCAAGATCCAGTCATAATAGCCATCAGCAAGTACTTGGAGCGCTGCTTGCTGGAATAAAAGGGGAAGCTTCAGCAGTTGATTTTTACAGTCGCCTGGCAAAATCTGCACCAAACCGGAGGCATAAGAAAGCTATACAGCAGGCTTTGGAGGATAAGCAAATTCATTTAAGGCAATTTACAGATTTGTTTGTCACTCTTACTGGCCAAAATCCACAGTACCATTTTGATCAGGTTGACTTCCAATCTTATCGAGAAGGTTTGCAAAAGGCTTATGAAACAGAAGTAGAGGATTACCATGCATATCGAAACAGTTATTTACTTACCCAAAACCTGCCGGTGGGCAATGTATTTTTCCGTGCTTTTGCTGATGAATTAGAGCATGCAATAAGGTTAGAATGTCTACGGGAAGAGACGGGTAGCCGATTGCAGGACTATGGAAAAGAACCGTTTACGATCAATATTGAAGAAGCGAGCTTGCAAAACGAGACATTCCGCACTGCCTTATGGACGGGCAGCAACCTACAGGTGACTGTCATGAGCATCGATGTTGGTGATGACATTGGCCTGGAAGTCCACGAAACCGGCGACCAATTTATCCGTGTAGAAGAAGGAGAAGCGCTCGTACAAATGGGGGACACCCAGGATAACCTGGATTTTGAGACTAGAGTGTCTGACGACTATGCGATAATGATTCCTGAAGGAAAATGGCATAATGTAACCAATATAGGCGATACAAAGCTGAAAGTATATGTTATTTATGCACCACCTGAGCATCCATTCGGTACTGTCCACGAAACGAAAGCAGATGCGATGGCTGCTGAGTAA
- a CDS encoding 1,4-dihydroxy-2-naphthoate polyprenyltransferase has translation MQPQLQPSSSPAVNGADWRVWWQLTRPHTLTAAFAPVLLGTALAIEYSGGIHWGMFLAMLIASLLIQAATNMFNEYYDFKRGLDNENSVGIGGAIVRHGIKPKTVLNLAFSLYGISVLLGVYICMSTSWWVAAVGVVSLAAGYLYTGGPLPIAYTPFGELVAGFFMGVLIILISFYIQTGTVTSTSVLVSFPSFLLVGAILLANNIRDLDGDKEFGRKTLAILLGRKGAIRLLAGMFIVSYSWVIGLIIAGVVSPWLAIVALSIPKAVKATKGFIGKSNPLQMMPAMAATAKTNTIFGLLLSVGIFISLI, from the coding sequence ATGCAACCACAGCTACAGCCTAGTTCTTCACCAGCAGTCAATGGCGCAGACTGGAGGGTCTGGTGGCAGCTTACACGGCCGCACACTTTGACTGCCGCATTTGCCCCTGTCCTTTTAGGGACTGCTTTAGCGATAGAATACAGCGGTGGAATCCATTGGGGAATGTTCCTCGCGATGTTAATAGCAAGTCTGTTAATTCAGGCAGCAACGAATATGTTCAATGAATATTATGATTTTAAACGTGGACTAGATAATGAAAATTCCGTTGGGATCGGCGGAGCGATCGTTCGACATGGCATAAAGCCTAAAACCGTTTTGAACCTGGCCTTTAGCCTTTATGGAATTTCAGTCCTTCTTGGCGTATATATTTGCATGAGTACCAGCTGGTGGGTCGCTGCTGTCGGTGTTGTTTCCCTGGCTGCAGGTTATCTTTATACAGGCGGTCCATTGCCAATTGCCTACACACCTTTCGGGGAGCTTGTCGCAGGATTTTTCATGGGTGTTCTAATCATCCTTATTTCCTTCTACATCCAGACTGGCACTGTTACCTCGACTAGTGTACTTGTTTCTTTTCCTAGCTTTTTACTTGTAGGTGCGATCCTGCTTGCGAATAATATTCGTGATCTCGATGGTGACAAGGAATTTGGCCGGAAAACATTGGCGATTCTGCTTGGAAGAAAAGGCGCCATCAGGCTGCTTGCAGGTATGTTCATTGTCTCTTACTCTTGGGTAATCGGCTTAATCATTGCAGGTGTTGTTTCACCTTGGCTGGCGATTGTCGCTCTCAGCATTCCTAAGGCTGTAAAAGCAACGAAAGGCTTCATCGGAAAATCAAATCCATTACAAATGATGCCTGCTATGGCCGCCACAGCAAAGACCAACACAATTTTCGGCTTACTTTTATCAGTAGGCATTTTCATCAGCCTAATATAA